A stretch of DNA from Pongo abelii isolate AG06213 chromosome 10, NHGRI_mPonAbe1-v2.0_pri, whole genome shotgun sequence:
ggctcactgcaacctccgcctcctgggttcaagcgattctcctgcctcagcctcccaagtagctgtgactacaggcgcatgcaactgcgcccagctaatttttgtatttttagtagagacggggttttaccatgttggccagactggtctcaaactcctgacctcgtgatctgcctgccttggtctcccaaagtgctgggattacaggtatgagctaccgcgctcgccagttgtttttttttcttaacttttgggACTTCTTCCAGGAaagacctgttttttttttgtttttttttttttctttttgagaccctctctttgttgcccaggctggagtgcagtggtgcaatctcggctcactgcaacctccaccttctgggttcaagccattctcctgcctcaacctcctgagtagctgggattacaggtgcccacctacctcgcctggctaatttttttttttttttgagagagaattttgctcttgttgctcaggctggagtgcaatggcgtgatctcggctcactgcaacctccaccaacccggttcaagcgattctcctgcctcagcctctcgagtacctgggattacaggcacctacaaccatgcctggctaattttgtatttttagttgagatggggtttctctatgttggtcaggctggtctcggaaatcctgacctcaggtgatccacctgcctcagcctcctaaagtgctgggattataggtgtgagccactgcacccggccagccaaggttttttttttttttttttgagacagagtctcgctctgtcttccaggctggagtgcagtggcgcgaactctgctcactgcaagctccgcctcccgggttcacgccattctcctgcctcagcctcccgactagctgggactacaggcgcccgccaccacgctcggctaattttttttgtattttttagtaaagacggagtttcaccgtgttagccaggatggtctcaatttcctgacctcatgatccgcccgcctcggcctcctaaagtgctgggattacaggcgtgagccactgcgcctggcctcagccAAGGTTTTTAAGTAACATATTTCAGCATTGGCTCTACAGCTTTGCAGGTTGGTCACAGAAGCATTAGCTGGGTCTGAAATGTTAGTAAGCATTTTATTATTCCAGCAAAGATTCACATGAATTAACTATGTATCAGAAGGCATGACAACTGCAGTGTGCTTGCTGAGCAAAAAATTACCATTGCAGTAAATTCTCATGCTCCCAGGCTAAACGGATTATCAGCTAGGGATCTGAGAAGAAATCCCCTGTTCCTTTTGAGCCAAATAACCTGCTGCTGGGTCACTGTAGCCTTAGCTTTGTTGTCTGTTTACTGCAGAATGGTGCATCCAAATCCCTATTTTCTCTTGTAGTTTTAAaaaagtctatatcttttaaTGATGCATAGTAAAAAATTTCCACACGAATGATGTGATATCTAGAATTTGTTTCAGGATTATCTGGGGGCAGATTATTCTGGCCACATGTGCATGGCAGTTCTAGCTGAGCCAGGTGAGAAGTTTGTGGAGGGCTATCGTATGATTCTCTGTGTTGGTATTTGAAATTCTTGGTAGTAGAGTTTTAAAATTGCCCTTTTCCACCAGCAGTTCCTGGGCTAGTTTTCCTGTGATCATTTTAAAGGTTCTGAAAGGGAAGTCTGGTTTTGATCCACGTTGCCACATTGTAATGTGTTCATAGTTGGTAAGTGCCCTTCCGTGGCTGAGCCAGATGCTGCATATATGGGTGAAACCTGAGCACGCCGCCCTCTGCTTCCTGAGAGGGCATTTGTAGGAGTGGGTAAGGCCTTCTCTGGAGCACAACTGCCTGGCTTTGGTGCTGTCTCCCCCACTTACTAGCAGGGAGGACTTAGCCTCTGTGGGtgttcccttcctttcctgtcTTTAAGAAGGGGTGAATGATAGTATCCTTTTCATGGGATTGTTGTAAGGGTTGAATGAGTGGCTCAGAGTAGAGGCTCCATCCATACTTGCTCTTATCATTCTTAGAACATGAACGATTGGATGCCCATTGCCAAGGAGTATGATCCACTCAAAGCGGGCAGCATTGATGGCACCGATGAAGACCCACACGACCGTGCAGTCTGGAGGGCAATGCTGGCACGATATGTCCCCAACAAAGGTGTCATAGGAGATCCCCTCCTCACCCTGTTTGTGGCCAGACTAAACTTGCAGACCAAGGAGGACAAATTAAAGGAAGTCTTTTCCCGCTATGGTGACATCCGGCGGCTTCGGCTGGTAAGGGACTTGGTGACAGGCTTTTCAAAGGGCTACGCCTTCATCGAATACAAGGAGGAGCGTGCCGTGATCAAAGCTTACCGAGATGCTGATGGCCTGGTTATTGACCAGCATGAGATATTCGTGGACTATGAGCTGGAAAGGACTCTCAAAGGGTGGATCCCTCGGCGACTTGGAGGCGgtcttgggggaaaaaaggagTCTGGGCAGCTGAGATTTGGGGGACGGGACCGGCCTTTTCGAAAACCTATTAACTTGCCAGTCGTTAAAAACGACCTCTATAGAGAGGGAAAACGGGAAAGGCGGGAGCGATCTCGATCCCGAGAAAGACACTGGGACTCGAGgacaagggatcgagaccatgaCAGGGGCCGGGAGAAGAGATGGCAAGAAAGAGAGCCGACCAGGGTGTGGCCCGACAATgactgggagagagagagggacttCAGAGATGACAGGatcaaggggagggagaagaaggaaagaggcaAGTAGAGGCCCAACAGCAGACCCCAAAGTGAAGTTacagtggaaatgagtggagggGTATTGTCTTTCAACACAGCGTGAGTCTAATGGTTGAATAAAACTTACTGATGATTATGGGGTTTGGACTAGTTTTCTTTCCAATCTGGAACTTCGGTTCAAGCTGATACGAATTTATCATCTTCCTCACATAGTTCTAAGGACATGTTTTAACAGGATCAAGAAGCAATTTTGTAGTTACTGGCATCTGTACAGaagggcattttcttttctttctttttttttttttttgagacagagtctcactctgttgccagggctggagttcagtggcgcgatcttggcttactgtaacctctgcctcctgggttaaagtgattctcctgcctcagcctccctagtagttgggattccaggcatgtgtcaccatgcccgactaatttttgtatttttagtagagacagggtttcaccatgttggtcaggctgatctccaactttttttttttttttttttaatttgagacggagtttcactctagttccccaggctggagtgcagtggcatgatcttggctcgcttcAATGTCTGCCttccagttcaagtgattcttctgcctcagcctcccaagtagctgggattacaggcacgtgctgccacgcccagctaatttttgtatttttagtagagctggggtttcaccatgttagtcaggctcttcttgaactcctgacctcagatgatccacctgccttggcctcccaaagtgctgggattacagatgtgagccactgctcctggcctagtctccaactcctgacctcaaatgatccacctgccttagcctcccaaagtgctaggattacaggcatgagccactgcgcccatccagAAGGGCATTTGTAAGGAGCTAGTATTCAAATTTAATTTGGCAGTAGGAATTTGATTTTCTCTCATCTGTTTTAAATGATTATCTTGAGTACGTGGCAAAAAGAGATTATGACCTAATCACACTCCTCTGAGTCCTTAGAGGAAGAACACTAATCTGGTCAGAATAAATTGTATCTTTCCTATCTTTATATCCATAGCCCAAGAGTTTGCTGAATTGAAGTAAAAATGGGATAGAAAACTGAATTCAAGTAGAATGTCCAGAGCCCTAATACCAGAAGGCAGTCTGCACAGCCAGGGCAGCATTCTTGAACAAATGCACCTCCACTCTCACTCAGAATGCCGactgcctttcttctttttctggctgacatttaaaattaaaaaccaaagttGCTGGGCTGTGATCTATGGCAGCCTTCCAGCCCTTTGAAAAGATAAAGTTCAACAGAAGTggtgaaatgaaaatgaagaataagGAGTGGTCAGGATCTATGAAAGAATTACAGCTAGTTCTGATGGactgatttttcctttctttcttgattATCCAGTCTCTGGTGTGCTCGAGAGCTAGATCTGCTGACCTTAACTTCTGAGGACTTTGAGCAAGTACCATACTGTTCGGATGATTTTCAAAAAAGTGACATTTAGCATTTTGATAAATGGCTGTCTTTGAAAGTTCATATTCTGAAAATTCAAGATGTTTCatgcaaaataaatgatttagtACCATTGCTAGGTTTTTGCATAGGAGTATGAATCTCTCATGATATTACACAGGGAACTGGACCAACCTGCTGTGGCTTAAAATTGCTGTCAGctgttagaacagttttagaaaaATAGGCCCTTTCCTTTGTGAATTTCCAGtacagaattttattatttcccaAGTCTCAGAAAACAACCTTGCAGGAAACCTTTTTGATTTCACTCACATTTAATTTACAAAGTGTTCCCTTATTATGGCACTAGAAGGGTGTTGTGGCTAGGGTAGATTGTCTAGAAAACAAGACTGCCTGCATTAGGGAAGCCTTGTGAGATACCTTCAGGACAAAAAGCAAAGCCAGTTGCAGTGTTTGTGTAGTTGTCAACTCTGAGCATCAGAACAGGGAGAGATTGAAAACATGCacacttggctgggtgcggtggctcatgactgtaatcccagcactttgggaggccgaggcgggcggatcacctgaggccaggagtttgagaccatcttggccaacatggtaaaaccccgtccctactaaaaatacaaaaattagctgggtgtggtggcaggtgcctggaatcccagctactcaggaggttgaggcaggagaatggcttgaacccaggaggcggaggttgcaatgagccaagaccactgcactccagcctgggcaacagagcgagactctgtctcaaaaaaaaaaaaaaaaaaaagaaaagaaaacatgcacactgaggctgggcgtgatggctcacggctgtaatctcagcactttgggaggccatggcaggtggatggcttggagctcagcagttcgagaccagtctgggcaacgtggGGAAAACCTGTCCttacgaaaaacacaaaaattagccgggtgttggttttgcgtgcctgtagtcccacctacttgggaggctgaggctggagaattgctcgagcccaggaagcggaggttgcagtgagctgagattgtgccactgcactccaacctgggtgacagagtaagaccctgtctcaaaacaaaaaacaaaaaacatgcacACTCAGACTCCAACCCTGTACATTTCGGCTTAGTGTTCTATGGGCTGTGGTgactttgaaagaaaaacaatggtACAGTCTCCATGGTAGGGACTTTGGCAGTCTCCATGAACATGACAGAAGCAAATACTCTTTGATCTAGCAACTCTGCTTCTAGTTTATTCTGTAGacctttgtgtgtgtgacagtgtgCAACACTTTTTGAGAGTAAACGATTGGAAGGAAGCTACCTATCAGTGGGGCCTAGATCAACATTAATAAATATCACCTCCATATGGTAGGCCAGGGCATTGTAGGATGTTCATTAGCACCTTCCTTGGTGTTTACCCATAGATGACAGTATCCTCTCTCCccctccagttgtgacaaccaaaaatgtctccagactgccaaatgtcccctgggggccTCAGTCATCCGtggttggagtctcactctgtcgcccaggctggagtgcagtggcacgatctcagctcactgcaaactctgcctcccgggttcaagcgattctcctgcctcagcctcctgagtagctgggacaacaggcgcctgcccccatgcccagctaatttttgtatttttagtggaggcaggatttctctatgttggccaggctggtctcaaactcctgacctcatgatccgcctgcctcagcctcccaaagtgctgggattacaggtatgaaccactgctcctggccatgaGAGCCACTGTCTTATGTACTCATATGGAGTTATtgctagacatttttttttctttttttgaggcagggtctcactctgtctcccaggctggagtgcagtggtgtgatcacagctcactgcagccttgaactgggctcaagggatcctcctgccttagcctcccaagtagctgagatcataggtgtacaccaccacacccacctatttttttattttaattaattttttgtagagatggattattgctatgttgcctaggttggtcttaaactcctgggctcaagtgatcctccctacttgacctcccaaaatatggggattataggtgtgacccactgcacctggccctctctAGGATAtttcaaggggaaaaaagaaaagcacagaacAGCATGTATATATTATGCtgccatttaaataaaaaaacaaaggagggccaggtatggtggctcatgtctgtagtcccatctactcgggaggctgaggcaggaggattgcttgaggccaggagtttgcgacAAGCCTTGgtgacatagtaagaccttgtcccttaagaaaaaaggaaagaaggaatatatacacacatatacatatatatgtgcttttttttgttcttgatttttttttcacataattgCGTGTATAAACTTTCTGATGGATtgatttttcctttctgtctcgATTATCTAGCCTCTGATGTGCTCAAGAGCTGGATCTGCTGACTTATCAAAAAAGTGacatttggccgggcgcggtggctcacacctgaattcccagcactttgggaggctggggtgtaaggatcatttgagcccaggagtttgagaccagcttaggcaacaaagtaagacctggtctctacaaaaataattagctgggcatggtggtgcacatcaggagtaccagctacttgggaggctgaggtgggaggactgcttgagcccaggagttcatagctgcaatgagctatgttagcgccactgtactccagcctgggtgacagagtgagaccctgtgtccaaaaaaaaaaaaaaggccagccacagtggctcacacctgtaatcccagcactttgagaggccaaggcaggtgaatcacttgaggtcaggaggtcgagaccttgagaccagcctggccaacatggtgaaaccccgtctttactaaaaatacaaaaattagtcaggtatagtggcacacacatgtagtcccagctacttgggaggctcaggcatgagaattgcttgaactcaagaggcggaagttgcagtgagcagagatggtgccactgtaactttggcttgggcaacagagcaagactatctcaaaaaaaaaaaaaaaaaaaaaaagagacatttagTGTTTAGGAAAGATAACCAAGAAACTGGCAATTTTGGTTACCTGTTGGAAAGGCAACAAAGGTGGCCAGGGGTGGGAGAGAAATTCATCAGTATACCTGCTTCTATATACTCTTTGAGAATAAATTCTAATAATTCTAATGGGCACTcaggtttgagaaacactgctctaaTGCAGCAATAATTACCCTGtctgatcatttctttttttcagcaATCTGGAAGCAGAGTCCATCCTAGATTCTGCAAATTCACCtgatggtttctttctttttttttttttttttagatgaagtctcactctgtcgcccaggctggagtgcaatggcacgatctaggctcactgcaacctctgcctccttggttcaagggattctcctgtctcggcctcctgagcagctgggattataggcgtgcgccacctcgcctggctaatttttttgtatttttgtagagatggggtttcaccatgttggccaggctggtcttgaactccggacctcaagtgacccacctgcctcggcctcccaaagtgctgggattgcaggcgtgagccactgtgcccggcctcacctGATGGTTTCTTAGCAAACTTCAGTAGAATGTTTACAACGCGGCCCTGATAAACTTGAGTGCTGGTAGGAGGTGCTACCTCGCTCAATCTGTGAGCAACCAGCCCCGTGCCCTGGATGCTTGGCGGGTGGAGAGAAAGACAGTGTTACGTGGGCAAGCCTCCAACTCACCAGTTGCAGGCAGAGTATCTGGTCTCCGTCTGCTGCTGTAGCCCTGTGAGTCAGCCAGACGTGTGGTCCCCAAGCCAGCTTCCCACCTAGCACCCTTGTTCTGCTACAGCTCCCCCACCTGCCCTCCTGCATTGCCTAGGATCCCACGCCCCGCTTTCAATCTGCTCTGGGACATTTGTCTTCTTCTTTGCAGGGGACTAAGTATATGACTTAATGAatcctaaaaggaaaaaaagatgtcaggaaaaaaaagtgCACACAAGAAATGTTGCAACATCTCATCCTTAGCAACTTTGTTTGGTTAGTACTGCATAACTCACAGCAGATTCCAAGGCACCTGCCTTGAACATTGCTACATGCTCTAGGCATTATCAGGAATGCAGCCAGGGCGCCTGCAAAGTTGTCTCCAGTTTCTGGGTAGGAGGACCATCATCCGTATTGTCTGTGGCTTTGTGTCTGAGTTGGGCTACTGAGCCTGTGACTTCAGACCCCTTGTCTGCCTGATGGATACATTCGGTATAATACGTTACCATCACAATTTCATGAATGTAACTAATGAAGATCTAGCCCTTCCATGCCTCCTGCTGAACTATGTCACCTGTGATAATAAAACCTCTACACATAGCATTTTATACAAAGCAAGTCAAACAGCAATGATAGTGGCAAGTGATGTATTTGGCTTAAAGAAGCTTGTGTTACTGAAGTTAACGCAGAAGTCTGGCCTCCGTTCGTGggattattaaatatatatcctACGGGATCAGAGTCATCTATTAGAAACAGTGATAGCCCTGggtataaataaacatttctttagagTTTGGCGTCAGTTTTTCAATGTCCATCCTCAAATCAGACAGTCTGTTTGAGGGGTCAGTTTTCAGGGTGTGTCTGCACCGAGAGGCTTGAGGCAGCAACAACCCCTGGGCTGCAGTTCGGTTGCAGACGCTGGTGGCGGGCAGTCCAGgttggagggtggaggtgggCCAAGGTCACAGGTGCTGCAGGGCTTCCTGTCCTTGCTCTGTGTAACCGTCATCGCGGTGGGTGTTTGCCCACTGTCCAAAGGACTCCTGGATGTGCACGTTTCTCTGCGTGTTGGCCACGCGCTTCTTATCTCGGGAGAAGAAGCTAAACCtttggaagggaaagcaaacacagaaatgagAGCTGACCCTTTGCTGTGCACGTCACATTTTTTGCAGTGCCGGAGACATACAGCAGCAAACTCAGAAGGGAGCAAATCAATTCAAGGTGTGAAAGACAAAGTTGGGGGTGCAGGTCAAAGTTATTCCAAGAAAGCAGCGGGGTATTCTGCGTGTCATTTGGACACGGTACCTTGGAGGTCACGCGGTATGGGCAAGGCATTCATGTTGATGTGATGTGTGAGGTGTCTTCCACGTTAGCCTCTATGGAGGATTTATCCCGTTACCAGTGGGAATCAAAACAAATCATGGGTTTCTTTAATTACCCTAATGATGCAGAGGTTTCTTTAATTACCCTAATGAAAACCGTGTGGAATATAAGAGGATTCTGTTGTAAACAGATGaatatttctaatttaaataGTTCTGTATTTGTTTAATGTCAGTCAGGAAACTGTGGCCCAGATTTCATGGACGTTACTGCTTAGGATGAGGCTAAAGGAAGTacttaagaaaaatgaacaataaaaaatatattatgggctgggtgtggtggttcacgcctgtaataaccccagcactttgggaggtcgaggcaggcagatcacttgaggtcaggagtttgagaccagcctggccgagatcacgctactgcactccagcctgggcaagagaacgagactctgtctaaaaaaataaaataaaataaaataaaatatataagtaaaacaTGATACTCATGGTTCTCTGATATAAAATTTGGGAAACATCAATTTGCACTTTCAAAAATAGATTTAATGGTGAAAGCCTTTAGACTGTATCACTGTAACCAGCTACAGAGCCACAGTTAGTCTGGCCTCAGAGTTTAACTGAGGTAGACAGAGGTCTTTTTAAAACAGCTGTGACTGCTGCATATCGATCAGAGAGAGTCATCAGGAATTTTCAGATGCCTGAAAGATAAAGGCAGAAGTCACAAGCATACTTGAGTT
This window harbors:
- the SNRNP35 gene encoding U11/U12 small nuclear ribonucleoprotein 35 kDa protein isoform X2 — translated: MITPSLRGSKLLKVKQTGNERRWRICCYQCKGQAEAGAENLPSPASARLSPSEGSPSFAENMNDWMPIAKEYDPLKAGSIDGTDEDPHDRAVWRAMLARYVPNKGVIGDPLLTLFVARLNLQTKEDKLKEVFSRYGDIRRLRLVRDLVTGFSKGYAFIEYKEERAVIKAYRDADGLVIDQHEIFVDYELERTLKGWIPRRLGGGLGGKKESGQLRFGGRDRPFRKPINLPVVKNDLYREGKRERRERSRSRERHWDSRTRDRDHDRGREKRWQEREPTRVWPDNDWERERDFRDDRIKGREKKERGK
- the SNRNP35 gene encoding U11/U12 small nuclear ribonucleoprotein 35 kDa protein isoform X3; protein product: MLKPGKGDDILGCVAGSGDESWVGRMAPYSLRSPEKERGWGAASRASGQAAGWVDRLFHRNNMNDWMPIAKEYDPLKAGSIDGTDEDPHDRAVWRAMLARYVPNKGVIGDPLLTLFVARLNLQTKEDKLKEVFSRYGDIRRLRLVRDLVTGFSKGYAFIEYKEERAVIKAYRDADGLVIDQHEIFVDYELERTLKGWIPRRLGGGLGGKKESGQLRFGGRDRPFRKPINLPVVKNDLYREGKRERRERSRSRERHWDSRTRDRDHDRGREKRWQEREPTRVWPDNDWERERDFRDDRIKGREKKERGK
- the SNRNP35 gene encoding U11/U12 small nuclear ribonucleoprotein 35 kDa protein isoform X4, with product MKPANMNDWMPIAKEYDPLKAGSIDGTDEDPHDRAVWRAMLARYVPNKGVIGDPLLTLFVARLNLQTKEDKLKEVFSRYGDIRRLRLVRDLVTGFSKGYAFIEYKEERAVIKAYRDADGLVIDQHEIFVDYELERTLKGWIPRRLGGGLGGKKESGQLRFGGRDRPFRKPINLPVVKNDLYREGKRERRERSRSRERHWDSRTRDRDHDRGREKRWQEREPTRVWPDNDWERERDFRDDRIKGREKKERGK
- the SNRNP35 gene encoding U11/U12 small nuclear ribonucleoprotein 35 kDa protein isoform X1 produces the protein MNDWMPIAKEYDPLKAGSIDGTDEDPHDRAVWRAMLARYVPNKGVIGDPLLTLFVARLNLQTKEDKLKEVFSRYGDIRRLRLVRDLVTGFSKGYAFIEYKEERAVIKAYRDADGLVIDQHEIFVDYELERTLKGWIPRRLGGGLGGKKESGQLRFGGRDRPFRKPINLPVVKNDLYREGKRERRERSRSRERHWDSRTRDRDHDRGREKRWQEREPTRVWPDNDWERERDFRDDRIKGREKKERGK